In the genome of Gordonia westfalica, the window GGGCGTACACCACACCCGCAGCGGTGACGGTGATGGTGTTGCCGGACATCAACCGTTCTTTGGTGCGGGGCCGGCGGGTCCGATAGTGCGGGGCCGTCGGCAACCTCACCCCAGTGTGCCGGGCTTCCGGTACCACCACCCGCGTGTGGGGTGCAGCAGGTAGCACCACACCCACCCGCGGAACCGGTACCGCCGTAAACAGGTAGGGACGGTTGGGGACTGCCGTCACCACCCTGCCTGCCAGAACGATCATCTACGTGATGGTGATCGTGGGGGTGACGTCGATGGTGGCGTTCGCACTGACTGTGGTGGAGGGGATGGACAGTTTGTCCAAATAGGTGCCGGAGGTTTGCGCCGAGTACACGCCGGCCGCGACGACGGTGGTGGCGGGCACGTTGATCGACACCTTCGACCCGGTCATGGAACCCGACGCCGGAGTCCCCCAGGT includes:
- a CDS encoding phage tail fiber protein — encoded protein: MALATNAMKTALLNAYAAQGTWISLHTADPGSTGASEVSGGTPAYARQQTTWGTPASGSMTGSKVSINVPATTVVAAGVYSAQTSGTYLDKLSIPSTTVSANATIDVTPTITIT